CGAACCCGAGTCCATTTTCGGATCCGATACTGCGTCTGCTCAGCCGAAACTAAGTGAGTCAGTTTGAATAGCAGTAACTGGGCAAAAATTCGTCATGGTTAATAGACCAGAATAGATGGGGAGGAACTGCTTTAGCTCACTGGCCTGACTGGAATTAAGGACCAATCGACTTCCGTTTTGATGGAcatggctgctgctgacgacAGGGTGGTTACCCAGggtgaatttattttggtttttgtttgtttctttctgttttcaagttttttattatttttgttgaatcAATATCGATTCACTTTTATAGCCTTTTGCATAATAACAAAACCGTGCGCTCATGACAGGTGTGCATAAAATGAATAGGTAATTCGTGAAAGAATAAAGGCGGCTGgcgattgttttctttttaaaattagaagagaaaagacaaaacattCATTGCATTGATATGTACAGtacaattttataaattaacaTACAAAGtatatgtaaaaaataaatggataaAGGAGAAGAGAAGTGTCGGAAAAAGGTCAATGGTCTCAAATTTCGCTAACGAAGCGAACgaccatccatccatccatccggaaggaaaaggagaagacaAACAGGCGCGTGGAAAAAGGATAAGTAAAGCCGATAGTTGCTGTGGGGTGGGGTGTCCGTTTCGCATCCGTCGTCGTCAACCATTTCAAAGCTAAAGCAATCGATCGTCACGTAGAATGTCGTCTATTCACGTGATCagtcttctccttttttattatttttaatgaattttcgtTCCGGTCGGCTGATTCCGTGATTGAATTCCTCAACCAAACAGATTGGTGAACAGATTATCCATTTGCGATCGCAGCGTGATGAGGAGGCCAGTCAGTCCCGTTGGATGGGGAACGTCCTGATTCAATAAAGCGtccgtgaaagaaaaagaaatgatcatTGAATTACACTGTTCTGCACGAACAGCCTCAAAATCTTTTTAGCTgttattttgtgaaaatgtATCGTTTCTTTTGTCCGGGGAAAACCCTGGCGAAAATCTAATcccgtttttttaattttgtataaTTCTTTCTTAACGGGGAGTCGCTAATTAATTGGGTCCGTACCTGTTTATTAGAGATGGTCGGTTGCCGTTTGTTCGGTCGCTCATCACCCGGCGACAGCGAATAGTAGTTACTGACCTCGTCCAGAGCTCCGAAAGCGTTTTTAGAATCCACCTGTTGCAGCGAATTCCCATTCAAAGTAATTAATAATGCATCAAAGTTGACTCGTAAAAAAACCTCGTCTTTTATTATACCTGTTTGAACAGCGTCAGATTGACTTGGGTGGCGTGGTGATCCGTAACGCTGAAATCGTCTTCGACCGGTTCGTAACCTTCTTTGTAAGCCTGGCGttcatcaaacaaacaaataaacacgAACGTCAATAGTTCCACGAATTAAAACGGGAGCGATGAAATGGATTTGTCCCGTTTTGTTTTACCTCGATCCGGTAGTAGCCCGGCAAGAGGATCCGCCAATATTCTCCGTGTTTGGTCGTTTGGAACGGAGCGTCGCGACCTTTGATTTTCATGGCGACGTTCTCCAGCGGTCGGCCGTTGCCGTCGGTCACGAACCCGCGGACGCCGCGGTGGGCCTCGCCGACGAAGCGGACGAGCGCCTGTCGGTGTTCACTCCAGTGGAGTGGCAGCTCGGCCGCTGGCGGGTACTTGCAGCAGGCCATTTCAACGGTGATCTCCATCGTTCCCGTCCAAACGTAGGAATAGTCTTGAGCCCCGCCCGTCAACGGGTACCAGGCCGCTCCGTTGGTCGTCCCGTTGGGGAACGAAGGGGAGCCGGGCTTGCAGGCCACACCTTGATACATGGTGGCGTGATTGCGGGCGTACAACGTGGCCAGGTGATGGAAGACATCGTCATCCGGCGTCTGTGACGGAGTGGGAGCGAACGCTTGGTAAACTACACCCCCAAACATCAAAGTTTtttaaccccccaaaaaataattaattagaaacaaaaagaatttgaatgtTGAAATGGTTTCTACCCGAATTGGGTGTGTTATCGAAAGGGTAGGAAGCGACTAGAGCGCCAGCGTGAAGTCCGGCCGACAGGGTAAACTGAATTTTGGCGATCCATTCCTTGTAGGCTTCAGTTTCCGGCTGGAGACGTTTCGTGTTCTGCTTGAAGTAGTCTGGGAAATTTCGATTCAAATCGAAACCGCGGGCGTTGTACCTGTGGCGAGGAAATGTGTCTTTAGATGCGTGTGcaactgtacacacacacaaccggtgtgtgtgtctagttgttgctgtttcttTTGTGGATATATAATCACATCAAGACATTTCGGTtagggggggagaaagaaaaagaaaagaataaaaccttcaccaccaccagccgtGCATCCGTAAAAGACGGATGGATGGTggtgatgaagatgatggatgacgtgtgtgtgtgtgttggtgttACCTTCCTTGACCACCGGTGCAAGTGCCCTCGCGGGCCACTTCGAATCCGTCTGGATTGAGACTTGGCAAGATGTGGATTCGCGTCTGGTCCAGCAGCCAGCGGATGTAAGCGTCTTCCCTGTAGCTCTTGACTAAatgctgtttgtttgtttttgtatttttcgggAAGAGAACAGTTCAATTATTTTGGGGGTttgggaaaaggagaaataaaggAAGGTTTTCACCTGGATGAGATGCAGAGCCATTTCCCTGCTGACGGCCTCGTTGCCGTGGATGTTGGCCACGTACTTGACATCCGGTTTGCCTTTCATGTGCTGGAACGGAGACGACGAGACCACCATCACCCACAAATCGCGACCTGTTGGGTGCATTAGGGCGGTCCACCGTTATAGaaacagcagagagaaaaaacaaaacaaaaacaaaagaacaaatagaCGAGAAGTTAGTTAGTTCCCAACAATAGAACCGACagaatttaatgaaaaagagCACCGCGCTCTCGACCTCCATTTCGCTGTTTTAATTCTCAactcctttttgttgttttttccagaGTCTGTCAAAAAGAACAGCAGgacgggaagaaaaaaagaagaaatagaaataccGCAGCACTTTGTCGGATCGTAAAATCCGACAGTTGCACTTGTCGGTCACTTTTGTACAGACGGTGGTCGGTAGATTTTGATGTTACATCTAGCGGGATTGTCAAAAGCAGCTGACAACCGAGCACGAGGCTTCTAAACACAtctgcgtttttttttttaattctttcgcACAACAATCTCTTCTTATCGGTAGGATGTTTAGGTCACTAGTTTACGCCCTGGAAAACTCAATTTTCGCTCGTGAACAAGTTAAAAGAAGCGCtcgtggtttttctttttttcttataattgaCGAGGTTGGCTGGGGATTTACAAAAGAGTCGGTCGACCCAACGGTATAAGCACAGccagtcaaaaaaagaaagaaagaaatttgactcgtgggaaaagaaagaaaatttatttccaatttgattcatttccctCCACGCGCTCTTTAGCGTCAACTCATTGACCCCGGTCGCTTTTGCTGGAAGAAGTAAGAAGGAGAAACGTAACGGGTTTCTTGTTCTTTCGACATCTAGGCACCAAACGCGTCTGTTGGATTCTATCTATACTATACCGCAAGGTAGTAGTCGGATGGCAGCGGTGTCTAATAATGTATTAGACTAGGCGCCGTTGAACGTGAATTCGGTGTTGCGAGACAAATCGGGAGATTGGGACACGGAACGTCTACTGCACCTCCTCGTGATTGCCGCTGTATCATCTTGTAAaatcgggagagaaaaagaaaaaaaaaaggagaaaaagatcCCGTCTGTCAAAGATCTAACgggcatttttttctttttgtcttctcAAAAgggctggaagaaaaaaaagtggcaatTTGGTCcaaccggctgctgctgctggatcggcCGCAATCAACTTCAGAttgcaataacaaaaattggtGGACTGTGACGACGATAGTCTGAGTCGTCGCAGTGCCAGTAACCACTTGACGATTGGCCCCAAACAAGAAAGAACAGAAATGAATTGTTCACCTTGAACGGATTTGCCGATGGAGTAGAGGGCCGTTAGATCTGGATTGGATGCACTAAACTGTTTTAACCAGGTCGTCATGTCCTCGTAATTGTGGTAACTGAAATCCAACGgcttggcagcagcagcggaggcGGCAGCGGGTGCGGCGGAAACTGACGGTGGGACTTGAACCGGAGCGGAAGCAGCGGAAGAGACGGACATGGATGAAGACACGGCCATGGATCCAGGTCCCATGTAATCGGCGAAAACTTCTGACGGAGGCGGAGGAGGTGGTAGCGGAGGGAGATGGCGTTGCTGGGCCGGATGCTGACTGCCGGATGCCAATGGCCATCCGCCAGCCACCGGATAGGGAAATGCAacaggctgctgctgcagtggCGCTGCTAGTCGACTTCGAAGCAAAGGCTGGAGATGTTGCGGCCGGATTTCCGCCCCGCGGATGAACTGCACCAGGTAGCAGTAAAGGTAAacgaagatgacgacgaaCGTCGATGTGTACCAAACGGCCGTCTTCATTTTTCTGCAACTCAAAACTAaccacccacccaaaaaaaaacaccaacaaaAATCTGCCCGTCTCACTCTGTAGgcgaaacaaaaccaaaaaaattccCGCGGGTTTCTGTCTGCTCCCGAAAAACTTTGGCGTGACTTTGAAAGGCTCGGAGTTCCGGAACTGAAAAACGGATCGGATAATTTTCTAGTGCAGCACAAAACACGAGACAAACCGAACGGCGTGACAGCACTGAACCAACTGCGTGGAGTTGTTGTAGTAACGCCGAACCACTCAAGAATGGGAGAGACACacggagacacacacacaggagagagagagaaaccggaaaaaaagggagcccaaccaaccaaccaaccctCCCTTGtagtttgaaaaagaaaagaaaaaaaaatggtttcgtgttttattattcttctcTGTTAATATCTGGCCTGGGGCTCGGTACAACGGGACTTGATGTTATTCCTCCTCctattcacttttttttttttctttggctgtgTGTGCTGCACATGGCCGCACGTAGAACGGTGCAATAGAGCTGCGGTGTTGCACAGAAGAGTCCCAGCCGCAGAGACAcgacagccaacaacaacaacaacaacaacatgcaaAGAGAGCAGCACCACCACCGATGACgggatgaggaaaaaaaaagtcacacaAATCatagaattgaaaaaaaggtaCGCATTTACTACCGTGAGGAAAATTCcagtttcttttccctctctgcccaattatcttttttcattccggCAAGTCTCGTCATTATTCCGGGCGGGAGGAGGGTCATAtaaccaaattgaaaagagGTTGCTCGTCTAGCGTCAAACAGTACGACATTTATGACGGTGAAATTGTTGTCGGGTCCGTCCAAAAGGACATTCTCATAGGGCAATCATTCACGCTCGatatcattcctttttttttcatgtctaTCCCGAGTTGACGCGTGCATGTCCCGACAGCCAGTAATGGAGCTGTCcattgccaccaccaccaccagactTTGGCAGTaatataatagaaaagaatttcaccattttctcCGTTGGTGACGATGCACTCTTTTTCCACGTAGTTATGTTAAGTTGTTAGAtgctcgtttttcttttcgtcaatgattttttgtttttaacggTACTTGCtataaagtttttttgttcttcttctttttgggatGAGTTGCACGCACAAAAATGTGCGCAATCTTTTgtgcattttcattttttttctttttttttttcgatttatttcGCAAGCGGCGACTTTTCATGCACTGAGCCGGtcctctatctctctctctctcgacgaCAGCTGTTATTTCAAGTCGTTAGTCTTGTTGAGGAAGTTATTGCCTtgcccccgtgtgtgtgtgtgtatcgtcATCACACATGTGTCTCTCGTCCTAAATGGGCGAAGCCGAGAAAATGACcgtggaattttgttttattttcttttgagggCCCTGCGCATAACAAGTTtgaccctttttctttttcttttagctgTATGCTAACTTAATGATAGCCCACGACGTTATATAATagtattgtttaaaaaattgctttggaaaaagaaaatgtttcatccGATTCCCACCCATCGGTTAAACATGTCGGCATGGCgcctctttttgttgtttttcaaatagaagaagaaaagtagagTTTCCGGTAGTACTACCTGGCCGAACGGTGAGATAGCATAGAAAACGGCAACGCCccgtgctgttgttgttcctgCTGTGCCAGCGGGAGGCCGTTCATccgtcttttaaaaaatgactcgACCCAGACAAACGCCGCCAACCCAACATTGCAAACTATTACCTACCTCCCCCGGAGCTGACACTCTTGTCGGCTcgttttctccttctccttggAAGacccaagaaaaacaaaaaaggaattgccGAAAGAATCTGAagggaaataaataatgatcGACTATTGCCTCTCTTTAGTGTGAATGACCATGTGAAATGGGAGAAGGAGAAACAGCAAAGATGGAAATCGAAGGTTGTGAgctgtgtgtgcgtgtgtggaCCGTTGTGGTGGAGATGAGACAGGCCCAAGATGATCGTCGGTGTTGCTCCGAGGGGGTTTGTTACGGTttctgggctgctgctgctactgctgcttcttcttcttcttctcggtaaTGAGAAGAGCAATGAACTTGTAGAGTCGTTCTCTCTTCTAACTCCGCGTTATCTACGAAAGGAAGGGCAAGATGGAagaggaaataaaatacagaCGGAAACAACAGCTGTTGGCTCACGTCGGCACGCCACAACTCTTTAGCAATCATTTTTTACAGAGAATTTTTCAAAGCGGAATAAAATTCTCCCTTGCTTTACTggtaattttctatttttttttcagctgaaAATACTGTACATAGCCTCCAGAATAGTAACTCTATTTTGGCCTCAATCCTTCAATCACATACGGCAGTAAGTAACACATGGAAGGGAGGGAGCAGCTAGTGATATTTTAgcttttggggattttttgcGCTGAGGAGagttgggaaagaaaaatcacacGCCACATAGTGGCGGTTTTGACTCCTTTCGGCGTGAATTCCTAGACGGTTCATGACGACAGAAGGGGCAGGTAATAGACACTCGCAAGCCAAGGGGGGGTAAAATATTCTGttctcttttctgttttgtgtacctccattttttttttcaatcaacaatcaacaacaCGTAACTGTCAACAGAAAATTATATCAAAAGCTTCtcgttaaaataaacaaatttgtttttcccctttctatACTAGTCTGATGCTTCCGTGGCGGAATGGGTAAAGTGGAGTGACTGGCCCATTCGAATCTTCTCCCCCGGTCGGATTTTGAACTCGAAATCTTTTGGCGCTTCGAAAATGAGAACGATGGTGGACCCGAGATTGAATTCGCCGAAAATTTCGCCTTTTTGGAGCGGGATTTCATCCGAATCTTCTGGGCACATGTAGCGGTCGTAGTAAGGCAAGGGCAGGGCCCACTTTGTGCAGTTGGTTCTCAGCTTCTCGTCGGCGTAGACTCGGATGGAGCCAACGTTAGTGGCGCCAACCGGCGTCATTGAGAAGAAGCCGTGAGCCCATCGCCCAACGTACACCGCCCGCTCGTTGAGGCTGAATAATCCGGCCACCCATTTGGCGATGCTCGGATTGACGCTGAGCAACGCTCCTGGAAAGTGTCGTCTAAAATTGACTGTCCAATCCACCGGCGAATGGAAGCAGTGATAGTCTCCTATTGAACGGGTAAACGGAATTAGAAATGGATGACCTAGACCACTTTGCGGTAATGATAAATTCAGAAGAATTCAACTTCAGCTTATAAATACCTGGGGCTAGGTAGATAACGCAATGGAACAAGTCGTTATCTTTGTTGACGAGAAGTGATTTTTCGTATTCCAACTCAGTCTGGCCGGCGGGTTGGACTTCAGGTCCATTTCGCCAGTATGCTGGACCGAGAAACTCACCCAACGAGTAGCTCACGCCCTTGACCTGTTCCATCATGCCTTTggggaaattttgaaaaagggaaTTGATTACTAGTTGTTgatgtaaaaacaaatcgataCGTAATTATGCGACAAAACTCACCGGCCGTGACACGACCAAAGTTGAGCACCGTGCCATCCGACGGGGCAACCACCGAGCTGGCCGGTTCGATCGGTCTAACTCCGCTTTTGAGTTTCCTTCGAAAGAATTCGGCCAAACATGAATAATTTTCCAGATTACCATCGAGCGCTTCCTCCAGGTTGCAGTTAAACGTTCGTGCGTAAAGACCCTGCATTAttatttggaagaagaagaaagaaaaaaaaaagaaaggaatgaTGAAATCCTGAAATTCATTGCCGGAAGCATAGGGAAATATTTACCAGAATCGGTTGTCGCGCCCAAACCGGTAAATGACGGTTGGTTAACCAACCCCAAGCGCGCGATATGGCCCGGAAAGGGATGATACGATAATAAAGCACCTAATTATAGCaggcgataaaaaaaatacagatcGCAAAAATTAAATGACCATGAAAGAAACCTCTCTGGTTAATCGATAATAAATAGGGTCTTGGTCTATACCTCCCAATCCTTGGCGATAAGTTCTGGCGATTGCTCTGGGTGGGCATTTTTTCTCCGGAATTGTTGAAAGGCGAGGGCCAGCAATCCAATGCCGAAGAAGAACTGGACGTAGACGAAAGGTTTGACGATGAAACGTCTCCAGCGAGAATTCTTGGCGCCTTTGAATGCGGCAGTGGTTGCCGCTGTGGCAGCGATCGTTGTTTTGACATCGCCTGATTCGCCAGTCGACGATGATGACACGCTTCGCCTGAAGATCGACCTCGTTAGTGGTCCTTTAGTTCGAAAagtgaaaagtgaaaatggtACCATTAGAATCGGACAAGAAACGTTTTATATTGAAACAAGTTATTTTTagcgcgttttttttttcggtttagGGTTTGTTTGGGGGTTTAAAACAATCCTCAAGtagtgagaaagaaaaacgtgatTTTCGTGCGAATTGTTGAGATGCGCCACACACCAGTTTCATGATATCCGGTCGAAGCAACTTCGCGTGACGATAGAACGCGTCATCAAacggtaaaaagaaaaagtcagaaATTTACCAAAAGGCTCTAATGAATATTGTTTGCAATAGGAGATAAACAAAAAGACGTGGCGCAGAGATTGGTGGAGTAATCTAACAACTTCTGCTAGCCGCTGGGCATATCACGCGACCGGGCGGGAACCAATCACGCTAACCCGGCAACCGAAAGTCACTTTTCCGAGTGATGCTTACACAATAGCTAAGTTGGCCTTGAGATtctgttaaagaaaaaggaaaatctttttcctatttcttaaAAGCAAGTAGTAAACTTTTTGAACTCGCTTAACTTCCCGGCAAACGGATCCTTTCTCCATGACGACGGTTACATCATGATTACACGCCGTCAATGAGTGATCAGTTAAAAAGATTACAAAGAGCCGAGGGAACTAACCTTTCCACCTTGGGGTCCATTTTTTGGGACGGGGGATAGAAGGCCGCCGGAGCCAATGGGTTGCCACTGCCCCCTCTCCTATGGTGCCGGACAAACGCGTTGCTAGAGTCACTTTCATGTTGACGACCTCCGTCGAACAGACCACACGAAACGGCTTCCCCCGAAAGACTGGACTGTCCAGAGTTGTGTGAACAACAAAGGAGGAAAGAGATTTGTATAGGAAATTCAGCTTATCGGTGCTGCTTGGTAGTCGTTGGTGAGTGGGCGGTCTACGGAATGAGAATCAAATCGCATTTCAAATAGGGAGGGAGAGATACGAGAACACACTCAGTCGAGCATACGCAAAAATCATTCAAGTGAATCTTGGCGGATTGAGAATTGCCAAGAGGATTTCACTTTATGGAGAAGCTCTCACTTTCAACAAGTTTCCTTTCTTGTCGCAAAAACTTTTCGTTTACCAACTTTTTCGTGTGCCGTAGCGATTGCTTAAtccgatttcctttttctgcaACGGCTTTTTAGTTAAGTTTTTCGATTGACAtaacttcttttgtttttttgaaaaaccgCCTTCAGttataaaaagatttaaattcgTTGTCGAAACGCTAGTCAACAACCTTTATCTAGCAAGTAACAATCATCCAGGAAGTCTGGAAATGACTTCCTTGGGTCATTCTAGATTTGTTGCGTAACTTTGTCGTTTAAAAAGCGCCATCGAACAAACGGAAATGGAAACGCGCCATTTAGGCTCTTGACACAATTCGTTTTCTTATCGTGTTGATCCCTGATTGAAGGTTGGTaattatggaaaaaaaaaaaaactaacaaggTTACCTGTTGAATAGCACATGACATTTATGCATCGAACATCTCCGGGCCGCCAGGACGAGGACATCCATTGGTTAGCGTATTTTTGTTGACGTGGGAGGTACACTCGATGAAGATTTACTCGGAAGGCCGTCAAGGGTACACGAACAAACAAGGCTGACATGCTCAAGAACTAGAGAAACTTCcagaaaaaattgagaataTGATAAACAATCAAGGGTCACGTTGGTTTAGAAGATGTTTATCAAAATTTGATGTGTCATGTTGGTGGGTATATTGACGTGTTCCCTAGTGCAATATTCTGAAAGCTAGCATCAGCAAGCAACAACATAGCAACCCAAAAAGTGTTGCTGCAGTGAAAACCAGAATGTTTTGGTTGTAAACCAGTTTCGAAAATTTCCATGTTCATCAAAactgagaaataaaatcagcaaaaagagaagaaagctGACACCAATGTGGAAATGATTAATGCTATGGAAATTGACACTATTTAAAACACGAAAATTGTGTGGTATTGAATGTAGAATCGAGATAAACATAAGAAATAACAAGTAGCAACTAACCATATGAAAACTGCTAACTCAATGCGATCTAACCcatgtttcaattttctctaACCCAGTTACACTTACCTTAACGATTCAAAATATATCCAACAAGTAGAAAACGATGCATCAATTTTGATGCTGGAAATTTTTCTCAACtagaattcaattttcaatcgTCAACATCAGCAGACGACTTAAAACGTGCCTTTCGTTTAGTCCTACCGGCCGACCGACAAGTTCTGTGTAACTGCTGAAAAAATACCCCCATTCGAATCACAAAAATGCTTTActtaaaaatatatctaaaGCTTTAGATAATTTATTGTaaatgaatttcaacaaaGCATAATAAGTTTAATCGTTATGTCGAGGCAACATCGGGTTATCGACTTATCGTGGAGATGTTGTTTAGCAGCACTGTTCTCGtcgtcttcttttgttttcaaaaacacAACCTATGGTTCGATGATCTCTGGTTTTTCGTTTGGCTCATTGATGAACTGCtcagttttttatttgcattacAAGGCAAGAGTAGgacttcttttctctattgCAGGTACTAAAGGATTTTATGTGTCGTGCTGAATGTGAATCATGACCACAAAGGAAGACAACAACCATGGACAATTTTTATTGGTATGTATACCTCTGCTGTGCTTGCACTATgtgattaaaattttactaattttttaaataattaaatttaattccaaTCTTTGAGATACCTTTGAATTAACTTCTTTCCTTGTTCCAAATTCCATAATACAGAAAGTAGTTGGACAGTGGACAAATAGGCCTGTCATTCCCTACAACTAGATCTTGTTGTGTTTCGTTTGGTCTTGCTTTATGTGATAATTAATGCTGGTTGTAgagttgtttatttttgttattttgtataaaataaacaaaaaatttgaaatttagcAATATTTCACAATGCCCGTTTATTAGCTTTAGATctttaccgctagatgacCTAGGAAAGTTGACTAAAAAGCCACCTATGAGACGATTGTACAAGTTTGTTGAGAAAACCCTCGCAACGTCTCATTTGCTACGCGCTTAAAATAGATCCTTCATCAATTCCACATTATCTTCATCGATTCATCTGCGAGAAACGACGGGCATTGAATCATTTCGAATTTTGTGACTGGAAAAGAGTTTTAGCCCGCTGAGAAAACTAGTCTCCAATCGGATTTGGATACCAACTCTTGAGATTCAGAGGTACCTCACTTTTTGGTTCCCCAGTGGTGGCCATATGTATTAGATTCACTGAACATAGGCAAGACACAGAATGACTTCTTGATGGTGGTGGATTTTTCACGTCCTCAGGTCTAAGAACGTTTTCTTTGgcgaattaaaatttctaCCCGTTCCTGTGACGGAAAGAAAGCAAACACTACCCCCTACGGAACTCATCGGCCGCAAGTTGAACATTAAGCCTCGCTTTTCTACACGCAGATTTGAACGACAAAAGGGTAACGTCGTGCGTGAAAAACCGGCCCCACACAAATTACTCGTCCGGCTCACGAGATCGCAGACTCTCGTTTCCTTTTCTACCCCGAGTGAGCCCAGAACTCGACCGTCAACGATTTCTTTAGAAACCAGGGAATTGTACATTTTCAAGGTAATGATC
This window of the Daphnia pulex isolate KAP4 chromosome 5, ASM2113471v1 genome carries:
- the LOC124194424 gene encoding carboxypeptidase D-like, translated to MKTAVWYTSTFVVIFVYLYCYLVQFIRGAEIRPQHLQPLLRSRLAAPLQQQPVAFPYPVAGGWPLASGSQHPAQQRHLPPLPPPPPPSEVFADYMGPGSMAVSSSMSVSSAASAPVQVPPSVSAAPAAASAAAAKPLDFSYHNYEDMTTWLKQFSASNPDLTALYSIGKSVQGRDLWVMVVSSSPFQHMKGKPDVKYVANIHGNEAVSREMALHLIQHLVKSYREDAYIRWLLDQTRIHILPSLNPDGFEVAREGTCTGGQGRYNARGFDLNRNFPDYFKQNTKRLQPETEAYKEWIAKIQFTLSAGLHAGALVASYPFDNTPNSVYQAFAPTPSQTPDDDVFHHLATLYARNHATMYQGVACKPGSPSFPNGTTNGAAWYPLTGGAQDYSYVWTGTMEITVEMACCKYPPAAELPLHWSEHRQALVRFVGEAHRGVRGFVTDGNGRPLENVAMKIKGRDAPFQTTKHGEYWRILLPGYYRIEAYKEGYEPVEDDFSVTDHHATQVNLTLFKQVDSKNAFGALDEVSNYYSLSPGDERPNKRQPTISNKQDVPHPTGLTGLLITLRSQMDNLFTNLFG
- the LOC124194425 gene encoding phosphatidylserine decarboxylase proenzyme, mitochondrial-like isoform X2 is translated as MKVTLATRLSGTIGEGAVATHWLRRPSIPRPKKWTPRWKGPLTRSIFRRSVSSSSTGESGDVKTTIAATAATTAAFKGAKNSRWRRFIVKPFVYVQFFFGIGLLALAFQQFRRKNAHPEQSPELIAKDWEVLYYRIIPFRAISRAWGWLTNRHLPVWARQPILGLYARTFNCNLEEALDGNLENYSCLAEFFRRKLKSGVRPIEPASSVVAPSDGTVLNFGRVTAGMMEQVKGVSYSLGEFLGPAYWRNGPEVQPAGQTELEYEKSLLVNKDNDLFHCVIYLAPGDYHCFHSPVDWTVNFRRHFPGALLSVNPSIAKWVAGLFSLNERAVYVGRWAHGFFSMTPVGATNVGSIRVYADEKLRTNCTKWALPLPYYDRYMCPEDSDEIPLQKGEIFGEFNLGSTIVLIFEAPKDFEFKIRPGEKIRMGQSLHFTHSATEASD
- the LOC124194425 gene encoding phosphatidylserine decarboxylase proenzyme, mitochondrial-like isoform X3, which encodes MDPKVERRSVSSSSTGESGDVKTTIAATAATTAAFKGAKNSRWRRFIVKPFVYVQFFFGIGLLALAFQQFRRKNAHPEQSPELIAKDWEVLYYRIIPFRAISRAWGWLTNRHLPVWARQPILGLYARTFNCNLEEALDGNLENYSCLAEFFRRKLKSGVRPIEPASSVVAPSDGTVLNFGRVTAGMMEQVKGVSYSLGEFLGPAYWRNGPEVQPAGQTELEYEKSLLVNKDNDLFHCVIYLAPGDYHCFHSPVDWTVNFRRHFPGALLSVNPSIAKWVAGLFSLNERAVYVGRWAHGFFSMTPVGATNVGSIRVYADEKLRTNCTKWALPLPYYDRYMCPEDSDEIPLQKGEIFGEFNLGSTIVLIFEAPKDFEFKIRPGEKIRMGQSLHFTHSATEASD
- the LOC124194425 gene encoding phosphatidylserine decarboxylase proenzyme, mitochondrial-like isoform X1, whose product is MSALFVRVPLTAFRVNLHRVYLPRQQKYANQWMSSSWRPGDVRCINVMCYSTGPLTRSIFRRSVSSSSTGESGDVKTTIAATAATTAAFKGAKNSRWRRFIVKPFVYVQFFFGIGLLALAFQQFRRKNAHPEQSPELIAKDWEVLYYRIIPFRAISRAWGWLTNRHLPVWARQPILGLYARTFNCNLEEALDGNLENYSCLAEFFRRKLKSGVRPIEPASSVVAPSDGTVLNFGRVTAGMMEQVKGVSYSLGEFLGPAYWRNGPEVQPAGQTELEYEKSLLVNKDNDLFHCVIYLAPGDYHCFHSPVDWTVNFRRHFPGALLSVNPSIAKWVAGLFSLNERAVYVGRWAHGFFSMTPVGATNVGSIRVYADEKLRTNCTKWALPLPYYDRYMCPEDSDEIPLQKGEIFGEFNLGSTIVLIFEAPKDFEFKIRPGEKIRMGQSLHFTHSATEASD